Proteins encoded together in one Candidatus Hydrogenedentota bacterium window:
- the apaG gene encoding Co2+/Mg2+ efflux protein ApaG, with amino-acid sequence MTVTTSNRLTEQIRVETESFFVPEESDQRSGYYHFGYRIRITNEGSKPARLISRHWIIKDALGRVEEVKGLGVVGRQPRLEPGQSHEYQSCCPLYTRYGSMIGTYHFRRDDGSMFDVEIGEFSLWQPALSN; translated from the coding sequence ATGACTGTCACGACGTCAAACAGGCTGACCGAGCAGATTCGCGTGGAGACGGAAAGTTTCTTCGTGCCGGAGGAGTCCGACCAGCGCAGCGGCTATTACCACTTCGGGTACAGAATTCGCATCACGAACGAAGGCAGCAAGCCCGCGCGGCTCATCAGCCGCCATTGGATCATTAAGGACGCGCTAGGCCGCGTCGAGGAAGTCAAGGGGCTTGGCGTCGTCGGCCGCCAGCCGCGCCTCGAACCCGGCCAGTCGCACGAATACCAAAGCTGTTGCCCGCTCTACACCCGCTACGGCTCGATGATCGGTACCTACCACTTCCGCCGCGACGATGGTTCGATGTTCGACGTCGAAATTGGCGAGTTCAGTCTCTGGCAGCCCGCGCTGTCAAATTGA
- a CDS encoding glycerophosphodiester phosphodiesterase family protein produces MKRNQLAAWLVVPAAAFAFSFCAFADLGLKPPKHAGVYVVAHRGAHEGIPENSLAAYQKAIDLGCDFVEIDVRTTKDGKFVSVHNSSIDAYVPGKTGKVKDMTLDELRALDIGARIGDQWKGTKIPTFEEILDLCKGKIGIYLDLKDAPVPELVTIVKAKGMEKEVIWYVGGKDLADLRSSCPECFEMPDPGPEKNLANLLANKKPRIVASVWKFFSKTFVDACHASGAIVICDENGTECWKDMLAWGTDGIQTDHPADLIKYLEEHAKK; encoded by the coding sequence ATGAAGAGAAATCAGTTGGCAGCCTGGCTTGTAGTGCCCGCTGCCGCATTCGCGTTTTCGTTTTGCGCATTCGCTGACCTCGGCCTCAAACCTCCCAAGCACGCTGGAGTATACGTTGTCGCGCACCGGGGCGCGCACGAGGGCATTCCGGAAAACTCGCTCGCGGCCTACCAGAAGGCCATCGATCTCGGCTGCGATTTCGTCGAGATCGACGTGCGCACCACCAAGGATGGCAAGTTCGTGAGTGTGCATAACAGCAGCATCGATGCATACGTTCCGGGTAAGACTGGAAAAGTAAAGGACATGACGTTGGACGAACTGCGCGCCCTCGATATTGGCGCGCGCATCGGCGACCAATGGAAAGGCACGAAGATTCCCACTTTCGAGGAAATCCTCGATCTCTGCAAAGGCAAGATCGGAATTTACCTCGATCTGAAAGACGCTCCCGTGCCCGAACTTGTGACGATTGTCAAGGCGAAGGGAATGGAGAAAGAAGTGATCTGGTACGTCGGCGGCAAGGACCTCGCCGATTTACGTTCGTCCTGCCCGGAATGCTTCGAAATGCCCGACCCCGGACCCGAGAAAAACCTGGCGAACCTGCTCGCCAACAAAAAGCCGCGCATCGTCGCGTCGGTGTGGAAGTTCTTCTCCAAGACCTTTGTCGATGCATGCCACGCCTCCGGCGCGATTGTCATCTGCGACGAAAACGGCACCGAGTGTTGGAAGGACATGCTCGCATGGGGCACGGACGGAATCCAGACCGATCACCCCGCGGACTTGATCAAATATCTCGAAGAGCACGCGAAGAAGTAA
- a CDS encoding diacylglycerol kinase family lipid kinase codes for MRIRIIANPISGGGRGPQTAATLSAALGALGVPSETRVTERAGDAGAWAREPGADCVVSVGGDGTLNEVANALAGSGVPIATLPLGTANVVASELRTPTSAGALAQLIAGKSVRAIDTGRIGDRIFLLGAGAGLDAAIVEIVHKNRGKRLSFLSYVWPAVKAILTYDYPRITVTVDGETVCDDAHYVIVGNCSWSAGVFRATPKALLDDGLLDVCILRNLNVAKILWLIVLAVLPGFADRKSVMYRQGRDVNLESTTGERVPLQIDGDPAGELPAAFTVEPRSLHMVAPQSNDGA; via the coding sequence ATGCGCATTCGCATTATCGCCAATCCCATCTCCGGCGGAGGCCGTGGACCTCAGACCGCGGCGACCCTTTCCGCCGCGCTTGGCGCGCTCGGGGTCCCAAGCGAAACGCGCGTAACGGAGCGCGCGGGCGATGCCGGCGCGTGGGCAAGAGAACCCGGCGCGGACTGCGTCGTTAGCGTCGGCGGTGACGGAACGTTGAACGAAGTCGCGAACGCGCTCGCCGGATCGGGCGTCCCAATCGCGACGCTTCCCCTCGGCACGGCGAACGTTGTCGCTTCGGAATTACGCACACCGACCAGTGCCGGCGCCCTCGCGCAACTCATCGCGGGTAAATCCGTCCGCGCGATCGATACCGGGCGCATTGGAGACCGCATCTTTCTTCTGGGCGCGGGCGCCGGTTTGGACGCGGCGATTGTGGAGATCGTCCACAAGAACCGAGGGAAGCGCCTCAGTTTTTTGAGCTATGTCTGGCCGGCCGTGAAAGCCATCCTGACGTACGATTATCCGCGCATAACGGTCACCGTCGATGGCGAGACGGTATGCGACGACGCGCACTACGTTATCGTAGGCAACTGCAGTTGGTCCGCGGGTGTCTTCCGCGCGACGCCGAAAGCGTTGCTCGACGACGGCCTCCTCGATGTGTGTATCCTGCGCAATCTCAACGTTGCGAAGATTCTGTGGCTTATCGTGCTCGCGGTGTTGCCCGGATTCGCGGATCGAAAATCCGTGATGTACCGGCAAGGGCGCGACGTGAATCTGGAATCGACTACGGGTGAGCGTGTACCGCTTCAAATCGATGGCGATCCCGCCGGAGAATTGCCCGCGGCATTCACGGTCGAGCCACGATCGTTGCACATGGTCGCGCCGCAGTCGAATGACGGCGCGTAG
- a CDS encoding lipase maturation factor family protein, whose amino-acid sequence MYEGPAAPQPVNPGGPAQEPLHSAPPKPHVPETLRDRVSTLLRRDFLVGGISPTYYYSRWLFLRLLGVIHLVAFTSFWWQMKGLIGSNGIAPAQMFLKLVADRTAGAPFTRLVRVPTLCWFTGSDWFLHALCAIGTIAAIVLIVDVAPPICLAILFVVYLSLVSVTPDFLGFQWDTLLLETTFLAIFFAPMKLLPGIRREEIHSRVMLMLLRWLLFRLMFMSGFVKLGDETWRNLTALAYHYETQPLPHIVSWYAHQMPLWFHKISVAGTFAIELVLPFLFAAPRRVRAWVFAAFVLFQASIGATGNYTYFNLLTVTLCLMLLDDRHWQALAPGRLKEFFERPPLIRLPRYRKIVMGLIGVFIVFVTGFQMCLLFGFTLGDGAYKLISYTDSFHIANRYGLFANMTTQRNEIVIEGSNDGETWLAYEFKWKPGSLDRRPGWVQPFQPRLDWQMWFAALRPAAPNWFKNFAVRLLQGKQEVLALLETNPFPGAPPRYIRAQLYHYQFSTPEQRARSGQWWVRRNLGEYPSSGAFSAVPR is encoded by the coding sequence GTGTACGAAGGCCCGGCGGCGCCGCAGCCCGTCAACCCAGGGGGTCCTGCGCAAGAGCCGCTTCACTCCGCGCCGCCCAAACCCCACGTGCCGGAGACGTTACGCGATCGCGTATCCACCCTGCTTCGGCGTGACTTTCTCGTCGGCGGCATCTCCCCGACGTATTACTACTCGCGCTGGCTGTTCCTGCGTCTGCTTGGCGTGATCCATCTTGTCGCCTTCACGTCGTTCTGGTGGCAGATGAAAGGCCTCATCGGCAGCAACGGCATTGCGCCGGCGCAGATGTTCCTGAAACTGGTCGCGGATCGGACGGCGGGCGCGCCGTTCACACGGCTTGTACGCGTGCCGACGCTGTGCTGGTTCACCGGCTCCGACTGGTTCCTGCACGCGCTGTGCGCGATCGGAACAATCGCGGCAATTGTCTTAATCGTTGACGTCGCGCCACCGATTTGTCTCGCCATCCTGTTCGTCGTCTACTTGTCTCTCGTGTCGGTGACGCCCGATTTTCTCGGGTTCCAATGGGACACGCTGCTGCTCGAAACGACCTTCCTCGCGATCTTCTTCGCGCCGATGAAACTGCTCCCCGGCATTCGCAGGGAAGAAATCCACTCCCGCGTGATGCTCATGTTGCTGCGTTGGCTGTTGTTCCGCCTGATGTTCATGTCTGGTTTCGTGAAGCTGGGCGACGAAACGTGGCGCAACCTGACGGCGCTCGCATACCACTACGAGACGCAACCCCTTCCGCACATTGTCAGTTGGTACGCACACCAGATGCCGCTGTGGTTTCACAAGATATCCGTCGCGGGCACATTTGCGATCGAACTCGTGCTGCCGTTCCTGTTCGCTGCGCCGCGCCGCGTGCGCGCGTGGGTGTTCGCGGCGTTTGTGTTGTTTCAAGCGTCCATTGGCGCGACAGGCAACTACACGTATTTCAATCTGTTGACGGTTACGCTGTGCCTCATGCTGCTGGACGACCGTCACTGGCAGGCGCTGGCGCCGGGGCGCCTGAAAGAGTTCTTCGAGCGCCCGCCGCTCATTCGCCTGCCGCGTTACCGCAAGATCGTCATGGGGCTGATCGGCGTTTTCATTGTGTTCGTCACCGGGTTTCAGATGTGCCTTTTGTTTGGCTTCACGTTGGGCGACGGCGCATACAAGCTCATCTCGTACACCGACAGCTTCCACATTGCGAACCGTTACGGCCTCTTCGCGAATATGACGACACAACGCAACGAAATCGTTATCGAAGGCAGCAACGACGGTGAGACATGGCTCGCGTACGAGTTCAAGTGGAAGCCCGGCTCGCTCGATCGGCGGCCGGGTTGGGTACAGCCGTTTCAGCCGCGGCTGGACTGGCAAATGTGGTTCGCGGCGTTACGGCCGGCGGCGCCGAATTGGTTCAAGAACTTCGCCGTCCGGTTGCTCCAAGGCAAACAGGAAGTGCTCGCGTTACTGGAGACAAACCCATTTCCCGGCGCCCCGCCGCGGTACATTCGCGCGCAGTTGTACCACTATCAATTCTCAACGCCGGAACAACGCGCGCGCAGCGGGCAATGGTGGGTGCGCCGCAATCTGGGCGAGTACCCGTCTTCCGGAGCGTTTTCCGCCGTCCCGCGCTGA
- a CDS encoding efflux RND transporter permease subunit produces the protein MDIIKTSIENPVSVIVGVLLVTLFGVISLMRMPYQLAPRVEEPVIEVETFWPGATPYEIERDIVEEQEKVLKGIPGLYEMESSCFNNRASIDLRFTLGTEIEEALLRVSNKLDEVPEYPQNVDKPVVNAQGTETSPVVWMVLRPREGNPANIYEYLTYFEDEIRQHFERIEGVADLWSSGGTAKQMQVLVKPDLLAAHQLTIDSVVNALRAENANVSAGVLGVGRRDYRIRTVAEFRSVEDIRDVVLRSDGERRITVGDVANVEMGFEKLTTPTFADGKPAISCGVSPEPGVNVLELTDRVEQAFNELNEGKLKEMGLQLDWVSDQRPYINGAIELVRHDVVVGGLLAVAVLLIFLRSVAPTVVVSSSIPICIIGTFIFIYGSGGTLNVISLAGLAFSVGMFVDNSIVVLENIDRHRLMGKSPADSAYEGTKEVWGAVVASSLTNVAVFLPIVFLHQEAGQLFREIAIAISAGVMISLLVCATVIPALSKQVYSWRVSNALDLARWPKLDVFGRIGAFLGRACMGLLRGTVMRNRLTRLASVVVITGAAGIATYAMFPKMEYLPEGNRDIIFNSIIPPPGLSYEARAEIGMQFYEYLKPYYEVGHEGYPGVASMFFMGRGSTLFCIVRSQDQARTRELVPLCQQAIARIPSVFGVSSQASILQSGRGRGRSIDVDISGGDLEDLIASAGALRAAILERIAESQVRPRPALEVMFPEVRFVPSRDRLRAVGMTAQQLGINIDVLMDGREIGDYKQEGQKKIELVVKVADADVATPEEVDSSMIATPLGTTVPVSALAEMVETTGMTEIRHLERDRTITLSVTPPFSITIQEAMERIENEIVADLRANGQIKDVSIRYSGTADKLLDTRNAVKWNFVLAAMITYLLMAALYGNFVYPFVIMFTVPLAGAGGFLGLMLVNLLIHAQSLDILTMLGFIILVGAVVNNAILIVHQALNNIRFEGMDYEPAIEDSVRTRLRPIYMSATTSVFGMLPLVLWPGPGSELYRGIGAVVIGGIALSTVVTVFLIPPMLSWFIRMEKRGKAPEKSAALATTETAPAK, from the coding sequence ATGGACATAATCAAAACATCGATCGAGAACCCGGTCAGCGTGATCGTCGGCGTGCTGCTTGTCACACTGTTCGGCGTCATCTCGCTCATGCGCATGCCGTATCAGCTTGCCCCGCGCGTAGAAGAACCGGTGATCGAGGTCGAAACGTTTTGGCCGGGCGCGACGCCGTACGAGATCGAGCGCGACATCGTCGAGGAACAGGAGAAAGTCCTCAAGGGCATTCCCGGCCTCTACGAAATGGAAAGCAGTTGCTTCAACAACCGGGCGAGCATCGACCTACGGTTTACGCTCGGTACCGAGATCGAGGAAGCGCTGCTGCGCGTATCGAACAAGCTCGACGAGGTGCCCGAGTACCCGCAAAACGTGGACAAACCCGTCGTCAACGCGCAGGGCACAGAGACTTCGCCGGTTGTGTGGATGGTGTTACGCCCGCGCGAGGGCAATCCCGCCAACATTTACGAATACTTGACGTATTTCGAGGACGAGATTCGCCAGCACTTCGAGCGAATCGAGGGCGTGGCGGACCTGTGGTCCTCGGGCGGAACGGCCAAGCAGATGCAGGTGCTGGTGAAGCCGGACCTGCTGGCGGCGCACCAATTGACGATCGACAGCGTCGTTAACGCGTTGCGCGCGGAAAACGCCAACGTGTCCGCAGGCGTGTTGGGCGTGGGGCGGCGCGATTACCGCATTCGCACGGTGGCGGAATTTCGCTCGGTCGAGGACATCAGAGACGTCGTACTGCGTTCCGATGGAGAACGGCGCATCACCGTAGGCGATGTGGCCAACGTCGAGATGGGCTTCGAGAAATTGACGACCCCCACGTTTGCCGACGGAAAGCCGGCGATCTCCTGCGGGGTGTCGCCCGAACCCGGCGTAAACGTTCTCGAACTTACAGACAGAGTTGAACAGGCGTTCAACGAATTGAACGAAGGCAAGCTGAAGGAGATGGGACTTCAGCTCGACTGGGTATCGGACCAGCGTCCGTATATCAACGGCGCAATCGAGTTGGTACGCCATGATGTGGTCGTCGGCGGTCTGTTGGCTGTCGCCGTCCTGTTGATTTTCCTCCGAAGCGTCGCGCCCACCGTCGTTGTATCGAGTTCAATCCCGATCTGCATCATCGGCACGTTCATTTTCATTTACGGGTCCGGGGGCACCTTGAACGTGATCAGTCTCGCGGGCCTGGCATTTTCGGTGGGCATGTTCGTGGACAACTCGATCGTCGTCCTCGAAAATATCGACCGGCACCGTTTGATGGGCAAATCTCCGGCTGATTCCGCCTACGAAGGGACCAAGGAAGTCTGGGGCGCGGTGGTGGCGTCGTCGTTGACGAACGTCGCGGTGTTTCTGCCGATTGTGTTTCTGCACCAGGAAGCGGGACAGTTGTTCCGCGAGATTGCGATTGCGATCTCCGCGGGCGTGATGATTAGCCTGCTTGTCTGCGCGACGGTGATTCCCGCGCTATCGAAGCAGGTGTACTCCTGGCGGGTCTCGAACGCGCTCGATCTCGCGCGATGGCCAAAGCTGGACGTGTTTGGCCGTATCGGCGCGTTCTTGGGCCGTGCGTGTATGGGGCTGCTTCGCGGGACTGTCATGCGAAATCGGCTCACGCGGCTCGCAAGCGTTGTCGTCATTACCGGAGCGGCGGGCATTGCAACATACGCGATGTTCCCGAAGATGGAGTATTTGCCCGAGGGCAACCGCGATATTATCTTCAACTCGATTATCCCGCCGCCGGGCTTGTCGTATGAAGCGCGGGCGGAAATCGGGATGCAGTTCTACGAATACCTGAAGCCCTACTACGAGGTGGGACACGAGGGTTACCCCGGCGTTGCGAGTATGTTCTTTATGGGCCGCGGTTCGACGCTGTTCTGCATCGTGCGCAGCCAGGACCAGGCGCGGACGAGGGAGTTGGTTCCGCTGTGTCAGCAGGCAATCGCGCGCATCCCGTCCGTGTTCGGCGTAAGTTCGCAAGCAAGCATTTTGCAGTCGGGCCGCGGGCGCGGGCGCAGCATTGACGTGGACATCAGCGGCGGCGATCTTGAGGATCTGATCGCCTCGGCGGGCGCGCTGCGCGCGGCGATATTGGAGCGTATCGCCGAGTCGCAAGTCCGGCCGCGCCCCGCGTTGGAAGTCATGTTTCCGGAGGTCCGATTTGTCCCCTCCCGCGATCGGCTGCGCGCGGTCGGCATGACTGCGCAGCAGTTGGGCATCAACATCGACGTTCTGATGGACGGCCGCGAGATTGGCGACTACAAGCAGGAGGGGCAGAAGAAAATCGAGCTCGTCGTGAAAGTGGCCGACGCCGATGTCGCAACGCCTGAAGAAGTGGACTCGTCGATGATCGCAACGCCGCTTGGCACGACCGTTCCGGTGTCCGCGCTCGCCGAGATGGTCGAAACGACGGGCATGACGGAAATTCGCCATCTCGAACGCGACCGCACGATTACGTTATCCGTTACGCCGCCGTTCTCCATCACGATTCAGGAAGCGATGGAACGGATCGAGAACGAGATAGTTGCCGACCTTCGCGCAAACGGCCAGATCAAGGATGTGAGTATCCGGTACAGCGGCACGGCGGACAAACTGCTCGATACGCGCAACGCGGTGAAATGGAACTTCGTGCTGGCCGCGATGATCACCTACCTGCTCATGGCGGCGCTCTACGGCAACTTCGTCTATCCGTTCGTCATCATGTTCACGGTCCCGCTCGCGGGCGCGGGCGGGTTTCTGGGCCTGATGCTGGTGAACCTTTTGATCCATGCGCAGTCACTCGACATCCTCACGATGCTCGGCTTTATCATCCTAGTGGGCGCGGTCGTGAACAACGCAATTCTGATCGTGCACCAGGCGCTGAACAACATTCGTTTCGAGGGCATGGATTATGAACCGGCGATCGAGGATTCGGTACGCACGCGCCTGCGTCCCATCTACATGAGCGCCACAACAAGCGTGTTCGGCATGCTCCCGCTTGTGTTGTGGCCGGGGCCGGGCTCCGAACTTTATCGCGGCATCGGCGCCGTCGTCATCGGCGGTATCGCACTTTCAACAGTTGTCACCGTCTTCCTCATCCCGCCGATGTTGTCGTGGTTCATCCGCATGGAGAAACGCGGCAAAGCGCCGGAAAAGTCGGCCGCACTCGCGACAACGGAAACGGCTCCTGCTAAATAG
- a CDS encoding ATP-dependent RecD-like DNA helicase: MGKQSTIRDLIDKDLGEGHVEGTVERIVFESEETGFVVARLQQDGMPGLVTFVGSALAISPGETVRLWGRWIDDKKFGRQLRVEKYETVRPATADAIEKYLGSGLIDGIGPHFAKKLVAAFGTDTLRVIDEEPQRLRRVSGIGAKRAEQIRSAWEAQRAIQSIMLFLQGHGIPPSQAARIYKAYGDGAVAVLRENPYRLAEDIAGISFKSADAIAENLGIEKNSPQRAAAGVLHVLREAAQDGHCYVEEPAVVAETLELLGTSGADIASALSVMESAKQIVREQGAVFLPRLYAAEKGCTDWLKRIVSVPSEDVPIDVERAIAWVEKEKNITLSDGQREAIRTAIASKVMVITGGPGTGKTTLLNSLLAIFGKKRLGLLLAAPTGRAAKRMSDATNRDAKTIHRLLEFSPKQGGFTRHEGNPLSADLVVLDECSMIDVYLMHSLLRALPPQCRLLLVGDVDQLPSVGPGNVLMDIIASGIVPVVRLNTVFRQAAESGIISNAHRINTGEFPQFNDRDFFFIERTEPGKALETIVEVVSSRLPKRFQLDPIRDIQVLAPMRRGEAGVTKLNAALRDALNPKMDPIGQRAFGLQDKVMQTRNNYELDVYNGDIGVIKQVSEEMKEVVVELDDRQALYSFDNLDELTLAYASTVHKAQGSEYAAVVLPMLTEHYMMLQRNVLYTALTRASRIVVIVGDRKAIGRAVRNVRSTRRNTRLCDRLKNAM, translated from the coding sequence ATGGGAAAACAGAGCACGATTCGCGACCTTATCGACAAGGACCTGGGCGAAGGTCACGTCGAAGGCACGGTCGAGCGGATCGTCTTCGAGAGCGAGGAGACCGGCTTTGTTGTCGCGCGGCTACAACAGGACGGTATGCCGGGGCTGGTGACGTTCGTCGGCTCCGCGCTCGCGATTTCGCCGGGCGAGACGGTGCGGCTGTGGGGTCGTTGGATTGACGACAAGAAATTCGGCAGGCAGCTCCGCGTCGAGAAGTACGAAACGGTGCGCCCGGCAACCGCGGACGCAATCGAGAAATACCTGGGCTCGGGCCTAATCGACGGGATAGGTCCGCACTTCGCGAAGAAGCTGGTCGCGGCATTCGGGACGGACACGCTGCGCGTTATCGACGAAGAGCCTCAACGGCTGCGGCGCGTGAGCGGGATCGGTGCGAAGAGAGCCGAACAAATCCGCAGCGCGTGGGAAGCGCAACGGGCGATTCAATCGATCATGTTGTTCCTGCAAGGCCACGGCATTCCGCCATCGCAGGCCGCGCGCATCTACAAGGCGTACGGGGACGGGGCCGTGGCGGTCCTTCGCGAAAATCCGTACCGGCTCGCGGAGGACATCGCGGGCATCTCGTTCAAGTCCGCCGACGCGATTGCGGAAAATCTCGGCATTGAAAAGAATTCGCCGCAACGCGCCGCAGCGGGCGTGCTGCACGTGCTGCGCGAGGCGGCGCAGGATGGACATTGTTACGTTGAAGAACCCGCGGTGGTAGCAGAAACCCTGGAATTGCTCGGCACAAGCGGGGCGGACATTGCCTCCGCGTTGTCCGTGATGGAGTCCGCGAAGCAGATTGTACGCGAGCAAGGCGCCGTGTTTCTGCCGCGCTTGTACGCAGCGGAGAAAGGGTGCACCGACTGGTTGAAGCGCATCGTTTCCGTTCCTTCGGAGGATGTGCCGATAGACGTTGAACGGGCCATCGCATGGGTCGAAAAGGAAAAGAACATCACGCTGTCGGACGGACAACGCGAGGCGATCCGAACGGCGATCGCATCGAAGGTCATGGTGATCACCGGTGGGCCGGGTACGGGCAAGACTACGTTGCTGAACAGCCTACTCGCGATCTTCGGCAAAAAGCGGCTTGGATTGTTGCTCGCCGCGCCGACGGGCCGTGCCGCGAAGCGCATGAGCGATGCGACCAACCGCGACGCAAAGACCATCCATCGCCTCCTCGAATTCAGCCCAAAGCAGGGTGGGTTCACGCGGCACGAGGGCAATCCGCTGTCCGCGGACCTGGTCGTGCTTGACGAGTGTTCAATGATCGATGTGTACCTTATGCACAGCCTGCTCCGCGCACTGCCGCCGCAATGCCGGTTGCTGCTCGTGGGCGACGTCGACCAATTGCCGTCCGTGGGGCCGGGCAATGTGCTCATGGATATCATCGCCAGCGGAATCGTTCCCGTCGTGCGATTGAACACCGTATTTCGTCAGGCGGCCGAGAGCGGGATCATTTCAAACGCGCACCGGATCAATACGGGCGAGTTTCCGCAGTTCAACGACCGCGATTTTTTCTTCATCGAACGCACCGAACCCGGCAAGGCGCTCGAAACGATCGTCGAGGTCGTATCGTCGCGCCTGCCGAAACGGTTTCAACTCGATCCGATCCGCGACATCCAGGTGCTCGCGCCCATGCGGCGCGGCGAAGCGGGCGTGACGAAGCTGAATGCCGCACTGCGCGACGCGTTGAACCCCAAGATGGACCCGATCGGCCAACGCGCGTTCGGCTTGCAGGACAAGGTCATGCAGACGCGCAACAACTATGAACTCGACGTGTACAACGGCGACATCGGCGTGATCAAACAGGTCTCGGAGGAGATGAAGGAGGTCGTTGTCGAACTGGACGATCGGCAGGCGCTGTATTCGTTCGACAACCTCGACGAGCTGACGCTTGCATACGCGAGCACGGTGCACAAGGCGCAGGGCAGCGAATACGCGGCGGTGGTACTGCCAATGCTCACAGAGCATTACATGATGCTGCAACGCAATGTGCTGTATACGGCGCTGACGCGGGCCAGCCGCATCGTCGTCATCGTCGGCGATCGCAAGGCCATTGGCCGCGCGGTGCGCAACGTGCGGTCGACAAGGCGGAACACGCGGTTGTGCGATCGGCTGAAGAACGCAATGTAA
- a CDS encoding efflux RND transporter periplasmic adaptor subunit translates to MKSYPIRIASLACSVALAAAAQGPPGGGQQAAKVSVSVVEEGIIAPNIEWEGNVFYKEVSQLATEVDGKVTEVLFEEGQHIDKGAVMVRLDFVLLEAEHRAAKALVLQAETQAKLERARLDRAQSLLKDEVTTPQEYDDIRFTAEAADHRVEVAKAEVERLEREIEKKTIRAPFSGRVVDRTSEIGDWKNTGDTVAVFARDDLYDVIVNVTEASVVHAKVGMTIAIRVAGKTFPGEIVTVIPRGDTKNRTFPVKIRVEKQEWLVEGMTAWATLPDGEARNCVIVPRDAILQDGSQRYVYRVDKGLPVRTVVTIVGRDGLRTGIEANGIKSGDEVIVRGQERIRPGQPIDIERAG, encoded by the coding sequence ATGAAATCATATCCCATTCGAATCGCATCGCTTGCCTGCTCCGTCGCCCTCGCCGCGGCCGCGCAAGGTCCTCCCGGCGGCGGCCAGCAGGCTGCCAAAGTTTCGGTAAGCGTTGTTGAAGAAGGGATCATCGCGCCCAATATCGAATGGGAAGGAAACGTCTTCTACAAGGAAGTCTCCCAACTCGCAACCGAAGTGGACGGCAAGGTTACGGAAGTCCTGTTCGAGGAGGGCCAGCACATCGACAAGGGCGCGGTCATGGTCCGGCTGGATTTCGTGTTGCTCGAAGCGGAACACCGTGCGGCCAAGGCGCTGGTCTTGCAGGCCGAGACGCAAGCGAAACTCGAACGGGCGCGGCTCGATCGCGCGCAAAGTCTGTTGAAAGACGAAGTCACCACGCCCCAGGAATACGACGATATCCGCTTTACCGCGGAAGCCGCGGATCACCGCGTGGAGGTAGCGAAAGCCGAGGTGGAGCGCCTCGAGCGCGAGATCGAAAAGAAGACGATTCGTGCCCCGTTCAGCGGACGAGTCGTAGACCGCACGTCGGAAATCGGCGACTGGAAAAATACGGGCGATACGGTAGCCGTCTTCGCGCGCGACGATTTGTACGATGTGATCGTCAATGTCACGGAGGCGAGTGTCGTCCATGCAAAGGTGGGTATGACGATTGCCATTCGCGTCGCCGGAAAAACATTTCCCGGCGAAATCGTGACGGTGATTCCGCGGGGCGATACGAAGAACCGCACGTTCCCGGTAAAGATTCGGGTCGAAAAGCAGGAGTGGCTCGTCGAGGGCATGACCGCGTGGGCAACGCTTCCGGATGGTGAAGCGCGCAACTGCGTGATCGTGCCGCGCGACGCGATTCTGCAGGACGGTTCACAGCGCTATGTGTATCGCGTCGACAAGGGACTTCCTGTTCGCACGGTGGTGACCATCGTCGGGCGAGACGGGTTGCGCACGGGTATCGAGGCCAACGGAATCAAATCCGGCGACGAAGTGATCGTCCGCGGGCAGGAACGCATTCGCCCCGGCCAGCCGATCGACATAGAACGCGCCGGATAG